A region from the Tigriopus californicus strain San Diego chromosome 9, Tcal_SD_v2.1, whole genome shotgun sequence genome encodes:
- the LOC131886822 gene encoding uncharacterized protein LOC131886822: MPKTKKRGRAGKGEKETPLLTVQGILRLDKTFVPPRHEDADTLLIQRQPDGPAECIRLIPGQSEHEMVEYKAGYDVGPSNPFPQNEAEQKLFQDRQKADQVQAAFADLQKQSWDEKQAREAQFQRDEHNRQRAIRGLSPLAPDIEIPSTHADPAHPGNYFPPADGPLRDSERVLPPGEEASVDQREEEAKTDVIPPEKTVTEAELPGEERQNLPEERLPQMKPLPSKEAGPSPEMGVREMALQVALALEEERKKAAQASQDDQSVIYSLDELTAMKMKPVQGPEVTVESVVQQRTEENNKAVLDAYWQFVRENPQDFNGWTYLLQHVENMADLNEVRSAYNAFLPLYPYCFAYWERYCDIEKRAEQWERALAILHRGLEAIPMSVDLWLAYLELYRKMYEKLDNFDEIFRIQWEKAVMTVGLEYRSDSLWERIIEWESARNNLREVTHAYKRLISVPTKLYNKHWDNFIAHVRDHHPRDILFYDEYEALRKVTCEELDLTYRPDPIIEPVKPREVIQPEDKLKAGMKERIVASVVSQHEWVEEAVDKRFRFEEKIKRPYFHVKAMDLKQLKNWDAYLDFEIGEKDHERIVALFERCLIPCAQYEQFWEKYATYMEKHHKSQKGRSKSAHGAQDSSKSALSKAKWAFDTGLETVQKIRDKRCTWTLRGWMEFDDEGHAVMKAAEISEKNKGGKTIVQEHDAKTTLETPVEGDEATPSDAQSAQDTIDNEMSLVLKTSWENQGKQAVRDIYKRACIVHCRKKALIKMKWAAFEEEAGDSVKAREILLELNQRYPLLLECCFQVIDIDRRLGEFDKAEEHYKVLMSKIPTNRRNIKTWVAMKLARFQFKVCGSTEKALSTLRSALKREKGEPTLYSQIIDVCYQRHPIDVKGVTAAIELAIKSNELSNMQKLGFVKRKLEFMQEFGDIRRLREAQDQLKQFRKLCANDLKLEQKRKKELEKEQVKLEELEKFRAQTRADVNLKAKIAEAEGRLLCTGCHTAMYPDEQGIYEFEKPRRSRLEAQNPAESSYPSDNANGTAEDGVVDLMDMVISSEQEENIKRTLEEKTKYKEVAPTWELNIETYGYGRKRKTYDPDYEHIESAKFKEYERLEITGYDESIKDEDRDKLKRISAPGLGLDGKTKKAKMPSAEPLTTSDYIVPPKVPQLMLGPSVGPRKPESAPGSEKEEEISAFELPPEIANPQKSPCVNVPEWFVKEGGELCLSDTDNGMSVIRYWPKFLSDKGNHLMFNRLRRYCKWHQKQRQIGGEWKYETRLVAWYGPCDYVHSGLKLEKNLNWAPELLDLLHRLIAMTKHEFNACFLNLYRHGHDMCGWHSDTHPQLGRNPPVASVSLGGVRVFELRKKTGAPNFIRFPLFPGSLLVMEGATQEDWLHCLPRDPNCAQERINLTFRTMYSIDKRK, from the coding sequence ATGCCTAAGACCAAGAAGCGTGGACGGGCGGGTAAGGGCGAAAAGGAGACACCGCTGTTGACGGTGCAAGGCATTCTCCGCCTAGATAAGACCTTCGTACCTCCACGGCACGAAGATGCGGACACGCTCCTCATTCAACGCCAACCCGACGGACCCGCCGAATGCATCCGTCTCATTCCCGGTCAGAGCGAGCATGAAATGGTCGAGTACAAGGCCGGATACGACGTGGGGCCCTCCAATCCGTTCCCGCAGAACGAGGCCGAACAGAAGCTCTTTCAAGACCGACAGAAAGCCGATCAAGTTCAAGCGGCCTTTGCTGACCTCCAGAAACAGAGTTGGGACGAAAAACAAGCCCGAGAAGCCCAATTCCAACGAGATGAACACAATCGACAAAGAGCCATCAGGGGACTATCACCTTTAGCGCCGGATATTGAAATCCCATCCACCCATGCAGACCCAGCCCATCCGGGGAACTATTTTCCACCCGCCGATGGGCCTTTGAGGGACTCGGAGCGGGTTTTACCCCCGGGCGAGGAAGCATCCGTGGACCAAAGGGAAGAGGAAGCGAAGACAGATGTTATTCCTCCTGAGAAGACCGTGACCGAAGCCGAGTTACCGGGTGAAGAGAGGCAGAACTTGCCGGAAGAGCGATTGCCGCAAATGAAACCCTTGCCGTCCAAGGAAGCGGGCCCATCGCCGGAAATGGGGGTGCGAGAAATGGCCTTGCAAGTGGCCTTGGCGTTGGAAGAGGAGCGGAAAAAGGCCGCTCAAGCCAGTCAAGATGATCAAAGTGTCATATACTCATTGGATGAACTCACggccatgaaaatgaaacccGTCCAAGGGCCGGAGGTGACGGTCGAAAGTGTAGTGCAACAGAGAACGGAGGAGAACAATAAAGCTGTATTAGATGCTTACTGGCAATTTGTGCGGGAAAATCCTCAAGATTTCAATGGCTGGACCTATTTGCTACAACATGTGGAAAACATGGCGGATTTGAACGAAGTCCGGTCGGCTTATAATGCTTTCTTGCCCCTCTATCCGTATTGTTTTGCTTATTGGGAGCGTTATTGCGACATTGAGAAGCGCGCGGAACAATGGGAGCGCGCCTTGGCCATTCTTCATCGGGGCTTGGAAGCCATCCCTATGTCGGTGGACTTGTGGTTGGCTTACCTTGAACTGTACCgaaaaatgtatgaaaagcTCGACAACTTTGACGAGATATTCCGAATTCAATGGGAAAAAGCGGTCATGACCGTGGGGCTCGAATATCGTTCGGATTCGTTGTGGGAACGCATTATCGAATGGGAGAGCGCCCGGAACAATCTCCGAGAGGTCACGCATGCCTACAAGCGTTTGATTTCAGTGCCCACCAAGTTGTACAATAAGCATTGGGACAACTTCATCGCACATGTTCGCGATCATCACCCGAGAGACATCTTGTTCTACGATGAGTATGAAGCTCTACGAAAAGTGACCTGCGAGGAACTCGATCTCACCTATCGACCCGATCCGATTATTGAGCCCGTGAAGCCGCGTGAAGTGATTCAACCCGAGGACAAGTTGAAAGCGGGCATGAAAGAGCGGATCGTAGCTAGTGTGGTGAGCCAACACGAGTGGGTGGAGGAGGCCGTGGATAAAAGATTTCGATTCGAAGAAAAGATTAAGCGACCGTATTTTCACGTTAAGGCCATGGACTTGAAACAGTTGAAGAATTGGGACGCCTACCTCGATTTTGAAATCGGTGAAAAAGACCACGAGAGGATTGTTGCCCTGTTCGAAAGGTGCTTGATACCGTGCGCTCAATACGAACAGTTTTGGGAAAAGTATGCCACGTACATGGAGAAGCATCATAAAAGTCAGAAAGGCCGTTCAAAAAGTGCCCATGGAGCCCAGGATAGCTCCAAATCGGCGTTGTCTAAGGCGAAGTGGGCCTTTGATACCGGTCTTGAAACGGTCCAAAAGATCAGAGACAAGCGTTGTACTTGGACTTTGCGTGGCTGGATGGAGTTCGATGACGAAGGCCACGCGGTTATGAAAGCTGCCGAgatttcagaaaaaaacaagggaGGGAAAACAATTGTACAAGAACACGACGCGAAGACCACCCTGGAAACTCCAGTTGAAGGAGATGAGGCAACACCCTCTGATGCCCAAAGTGCCCAAGATACGATCGACAATGAAATGTCATTGGTGCTCAAGACCTCGTGGGAAAACCAAGGCAAGCAAGCGGTCCGTGATATTTACAAGCGAGCGTGTATTGTTCATTGTCGAAAGAAAGCCCtgatcaaaatgaagtgggCGGCCTTTGAAGAAGAGGCTGGTGACAGTGTCAAGGCCAGAGAGATCCTTCTGGAACTCAACCAACGATATCCGCTTCTTCTGGAATGTTGCTTTCAAGTCATTGACATCGATCGACGTCTGGGCGAGTTTGATAAAGCCGAGGAGCATTACAAGGTGCTCATGAGTAAGATCCCCACGAACCGACGCAACATCAAAACTTGGGTGGCCATGAAGTTGGCTCGCTTTCAATTCAAGGTCTGTGGATCCACGGAAAAGGCCCTTTCGACTCTCCGCTCAGCCttgaagagggaaaaaggCGAGCCCACGTTATACTCGCAAATCATCGATGTATGTTATCAAAGACATCCCATCGACGTCAAAGGAGTGACTGCAGCCATTGAATTGGctatcaaaagcaatgagttGAGCAACATGCAAAAATTGGGCTTTGTCAAGCGGAAGCTGGAATTCATGCAAGAGTTTGGCGACATTCGACGATTGCGGGAAGCCCAAGATCAACTGAAGCAATTCCGCAAACTCTGCGCCAACGATTTGAAACTCGaacagaagaggaagaaagagctggaaaaagaacaagtcAAGTTGGAAGAGCTCGAGAAATTCCGAGCCCAAACCCGGGCAGATGTCAATCTCAAAGCCAAAATTGCCGAGGCTGAAGGTCGTTTGTTGTGCACGGGCTGTCACACAGCCATGTATCCGGATGAGCAAGGTATTTATGAATTCGAAAAACCAAGAAGAAGCCGACTCGAGGCCCAGAACCCTGCGGAGAGCTCCTATCCCAGTGATAACGCTAATGGGACGGCTGAGGATGGTGTTGTTGATCTGATGGACATGGTCATATCATCTGAACAAGAGGAAAACATCAAGAGGACCTTAGAGGAGAAGACCAAGTACAAAGAGGTGGCTCCCACGTGGGAACTGAATATTGAGACGTATGGATACGGCCGGAAACGTAAGACGTACGATCCAGATTACGAGCATATCGAGAGTGCCAAGTTCAAAGAATATGAAAGGCTCGAGATCACGGGCTACGACGAGTCCATCAAAGACGAGGATCGCGACAAGTTGAAACGGATCAGTGCTCCAGGATTAGGTTTGGACGGCAAGACCAAGAAAGCCAAGATGCCCTCTGCCGAACCTTTGACCACAAGTGACTACATCGTTCCTCCCAAAGTGCCTCAACTCATGTTGGGTCCTAGCGTTGGCCCACGAAAACCCGAATCTGCCCCTGGgagcgagaaagaagaggaaatcaGCGCCTTTGAGCTTCCACCCGAAATTGCCAACCCTCAAAAATCCCCCTGTGTAAATGTTCCTGAATGGTTTGTCAAAGAAGGCGGCGAGCTTTGTCTAAGTGATACCGATAATGGTATGTCCGTCATTCGCTATTGGCCCAAGTTTCTCTCGGACAAGGGCAATCACCTCATGTTCAATCGTTTGCGGCGCTACTGCAAATGGCACCAGAAGCAGCGTCAAATTGGCGGGGAATGGAAATACGAAACCCGATTGGTGGCTTGGTACGGTCCTTGTGATTATGTCCACTCGGGTCTCAAACTTGAGAAGAACCTGAATTGGGCTCCCGAGTTGCTCGATTTGCTCCACCGATTGATTGCCATGACGAAACACGAATTCAATGCCTGCTTCCTGAATCTCTATCGTCACGGGCACGACATGTGCGGCTGGCATTCGGACACTCACCCGCAATTGGGACGCAACCCACCGGTGGCCTCCGTGTCGCTAGGAGGAGTGCGGGTCTTCGAATTGCGGAAGAAAACCGGTGCTCCGAACTTCATTCGCTTTCCTCTATTCCCTGGATCTCTACTAGTGATGGAAGGTGCCACACAAGAAGATTGGCTCCATTGCCTTCCACGTGATCCGAATTGTGCGCAAGAGAGGATCAATCTGACTTTCCGCACGATGTATTCTATCGATAAACGGAAATGA
- the LOC131886829 gene encoding beta-1,3-galactosyltransferase 6-like: protein MSLINVRLLRTPTLALSCLLFFALGNFIAHQFQAQSGCIHQLDPGHEALSELREGYHGLKTQKTFLLVMILSSPSNVERRKAIRQTWLNLAPNVKAEVLPLFVLGDLTLATKEEELIQSENLAYKDLLILPVEDAFDLLTKKVLATLVQLDRNVQFKYLLKVDDDTYVDVPKMLDELKNSNYESALYWGLFDGRAPVFRSPRSKWQEADYFLCDKYIPYALGGGYVLSQDLVHFIAENADLLKLYKNEDVSVGTWLAPLKVNRVHDTRFDTEARSRGCSKEFIVTHKQSVENMRDKHRHLTEKGTLCDGDPHLIPIYEYNWKVPPSKCCERP from the coding sequence ATGAGTTTGATCAATGTGAGACTCTTGCGTACTCCCACTTTAGCATTGTCATGCTTGCTGTTCTTTGCTCTGGGCAATTTTATCGCACATCAATTTCAAGCTCAATCTGGTTGCATTCATCAGTTGGATCCTGGACATGAGGCCCTCAGTGAGTTGAGAGAGGGATATCATGGTCTCAAGACCCAAAAGACATTCCTGTTAGTGATGATCCTTTCGAGCCCTTCAAATGTGGAGCGTCGAAAAGCCATTCGACAAACTTGGTTGAACTTGGCTCCGAATGTGAAAGCTGAAGTGCTACCGTTGTTTGTCTTGGGGGATTTGACCCTCGCCACCAAAGAAGAGGAGTTGATCCAAAGCGAAAATTTAGCTTACAAAGACCTCTTGATATTGCCCGTGGAAGACGCTTTCGATTTGCTCACCAAGAAAGTGCTCGCTACTCTGGTTCAACTTGATCGGAATGTGCAATTTAAGTACTTGTTAAAAGTCGACGATGATACCTATGTGGATGTGCCGAAAATGTTGGACGAACTGAAGAATTCAAACTATGAGAGTGCTTTATACTGGGGCCTTTTTGATGGCCGTGCTCCCGTGTTCCGCTCACCAAGGAGCAAATGGCAAGAAGCTGACTACTTTTTGTGTGACAAGTACATTCCGTATGCCCTGGGTGGCGGGTACGTGCTCTCGCAGGACTTAGTGCATTTCATTGCTGAGAACGCCGATCTCTTAAAGCTGTATAAGAACGAGGATGTCTCGGTAGGAACGTGGTTGGCTCCTCTCAAAGTGAATCGTGTTCATGATACTCGATTTGATACCGAGGCCCGATCTCGAGGTTGTTCCAAGGAGTTCATTGTCACACACAAACAGTCAGTGGAGAATATGAGGGACAAGCATCGCCATTTGACTGAGAAGGGCACCTTGTGCGACGGAGATCCCCATCTGATTCCAATTTACGAATACAACTGGAAAGTTCCGCCGTCCAAGTGTTGTGAACGGCCTTGA
- the LOC131886612 gene encoding zinc finger protein 574-like — MDRAIEAEIDWTHLKLSAELQILNFGPWTVITRRTIDLNPFDHKPCISMMVFLNEKSQLYSLHILNRTFHEGPIEGLEHVNEIVQDFFQNQHPCHGHFKNLNSAKSPCNILVGRENELCANCQGTIDELNINDETDLTNPEPADSMMPPLKSSTANNTLLNNLLKEELSETLAINNEPSDDELSLIPDILGSTSLFQDIISTRISDESNNVNYSSSHKDNNVSQDKNSDSIETSHPASGKRKKLVKRNGEVRCSHCDEELCGTKALRRHLRTAHGLSLEDISVLAGKYQCSICHKDFSSESRREWHNQRAHLAGDWQCLHCPQAARFGSEILRHYKTHHQPKQSQIKCPLCEVELCFKTGFDKVVGAHWASCLSREKAQRTKLKGTIDTKHMCEECGRVFSCQKILKEHQDKHRGIYRHKCKDCNFKTTSLDLLKSHWGNIHALTAKKFQEKNYVPCQICGKIVVDTYLQMHIDNKHSDPAWPCDQCDKGFGTKAILQKHKESKHFIRTVKCCECGLLVKSVSLWGHMKRHSPPKYCCRFCGKGLKTKVSLANHERLHTGENPYKCDSCPFTFATSGNLLRHKKSQHNLEKVNFYMPAEGSDELLTPTSPTNDMDLSKAHLDWTQLALGDDLQILNFEPWTVITRRALNLDSQGHHPLISMMVFLHTKSNVLIFSVLNRTYKESQVQNVEQVGQLVQTFFRDRHPCLGFGRSVDLPRAFSYQFPFDCEVLVGTKDSHCDKCREEMRLLNQETDYIVTKDASENHLDSEEEEVKAEILLDAVVQDVLESKLEARPLFQEPGRRSTRTRALDAMPIPDVDYFSDEDRKCDDDYQDWSSNFHEDDEDVRPLKPKRARKMRSFPKKMAHLDADSKVPCPECGKRYKSAVTLKSHMKYHQEQGSHITDPLPKKLPLLPCIHCNAQFRMQKKLIHHLKEEHNLPDDQIQEEAAKRRCWICRETFTNETVHYSHKKEAHLLGKWQCSRCPDVLRHGQELQDHYQSKHANDLFKVNCAMCQDELIFSEGFHVVEDHWKLCLERKRDNFKKQQYERLKSKDKHVCDQCGKSFVCKKHLTEHEDEHRGIFKHQCLECDFKTAIRTRLTDHWNNVHSPRATELKKNQATCHICEKVMHESSLANHIANVHGDPTWPCQKCAKSFGTKRSLLRHERFSHFQEAVKCEICGLSVKKNCLKTHMRVTHAPPKFCCKFCGKGLKTQLSLGNHERIHTGENPYTCDQCPFACATSGNLLLHKKRKHNVKKVNFYTSGRGKVQEPAISPSIPNISPVAL; from the exons ATGGATCGTGCCATTGAAGCAGAAATCGATTGGACCCACTTGAAATTGAGCGCCGAGCTGCAAATCTTAAACTTTGGTCCATGGACCGTGATCACTCGTCGCACAATAGACCTAAACCCCTTCGACCACAAACCATGCATTTCTATGATGGTTTTTCTCAACGAGAAGTCTCAGTTGTACAGCCTTCATATTCTCAATCGAACGTTTCATGAAGGTCCCATCGAAGGGTTGGAGCATGTCAATGAGATAGTTCaagactttttccaaaatcaacATCCTTGCCATGGCcacttcaagaacttgaatTCGGCCAAGTCACCGTGCAATATTCTAGTTGGAAGGGAAAATGAATTATGCGCCAATTGTCAGGGAACGATCGATGAATTAAATATTAATGATGAAACTGATTTGACGAACCCAGAGCCAGCAGATTCGATGATGCCTCCTCTCAAGAGTTCCACAGCAAACAACACTCTTTTAAACAATCTGCTCAAGGAAGAACTTTCCGAGACTTTGGCAATCAACAATGAACCCTCCGATGACGAACTCAGCCTCATTCCAGACATCCTTGGGTCCACTTCTCTATTCCAGGATATCATTTCAACCCGGATTAGCGATGAGTCCAATAATGTCAATTATTCTTCCTCCCACAAAGACAATAACGTCTCTCAGGACAAAAACTCGGACAGTATCGAAACATCTCATCCAGCATCAGGAAAGCGAAAGAAACTCGTTAAACGAAACGGTGAGGTTCGATGTTCTCATTGTGATGAGGAACTCTGTGGAACCAAAGCTCTACGACGTCATCTAAGAACCGCTCACGGCTTATCTCTCGAGGATATCTCCGTACTAGCGGGCAAGTACCAATGCTCAATATGTCACAAAGATTTCTCCAGTGAATCACGGAGAGAATGGCACAATCAGAGAGCCCATCTCGCGGGGGATTGGCAATGTTTGCATTGTCCTCAAGCTGCCCGATTCGGGAGTGAAATTCTGAGGCATTACAAAACCCATCACCAACCGAAGCAATCCCAGATCAAATGTCCATTATGTGAAGTGGAGCTCTGTTTCAAAACCGGCTTTGACAAAGTGGTAGGGGCCCATTGGGCCTCGTGCTTGTCCCGTGAAAAGGCTCAAAGGACAAAACTCAAAGGAACCATTGACACCAAGCACATGTGTGAAGAATGTGGGAGAGTGTTTTCCTGCCAGAAGATCCTGAAAGAACATCAAGATAAGCACCGTGGTATCTATAGACACAAATGCAAGGATTGTAACTTCAAGACCACGAGTTTGGACTTGCTCAAGTCTCATTGGGGCAATATCCATGCTCTTACGGCCAAGAAGTTCCAGGAGAAGAACTACGTGCCATGTCAAATATGCGGGAAAATTGTGGTGGATACTTACCTTCAGATGCACATTGATAACAAGCACTCGGATCCAGCTTGGCCTTGTGATCAATGTGACAAGGGATTTGGAACAAAGGCCATCCTTCAGAAGCACAAGGAGTCGAAGCATTTCATAAGGACCGTGAAATGTTGTGAGTGCGGGTTGTTGGTTAAGAGCGTCAGCCTTTGGGGTCACATGAAGCGCCATTCACCGCCTAAGTATTGCTGCCGATTCTGCGGCAAAGGTCTCAAGACCAAAGTAAGCTTGGCAAATCATGAGAGACTCCACACGGGAGAAAACCCTTACAA aTGTGACAGTTGTCCTTTCACCTTCGCCACAAGTGGAAACCTGTTGAGGCACAAGAAAAGCCAACACAACttggaaaaagtcaatttctACATGCCGGCAGAGG GATCCGATGAATTGTTGACCCCAACCAGCCCAACCAACGACATGGATCTCTCCAAAGCCCATTTGGATTGGACTCAGTTAGCACTGGGCGACGATCTTCAAATTCTGAACTTTGAGCCTTGGACCGTGATCACCCGTCGAGCTTTGAACTTGGATTCTCAGGGCCACCATCCCCTCATATCAATGATGGTGTTCCTCCATACCAAATCCAATGTGCTCATCTTCAGTGTCCTCAATCGGACGTACAAAGAAAGCCAGGTGCAAAATGTGGAACAAGTAGGTCAATTGGTTCAAACCTTCTTTCGAGACCGCCATCCTTGCCTGGGATTTGGACGGAGTGTGGATCTGCCTCGAGCCTTTTCCTATCAATTCCCTTTTGATTGTGAGGTCTTGGTAGGGACCAAGGATAGTCATTGTGACAAATGTCGAGAAGAAATGCGTCTTCTCAACCAAGAGACAGACTACATCGTGACCAAAGATGCTTCCGAGAACCACTTGGATTCGGAGGAAGAAGAAGTTAAGGCTGAGATTCTTTTAGATGCCGTAGTGCAAGATGTGCTAGAGAGCAAATTAGAGGCAAGGCCTTTGTTTCAAGAGCCTGGTCGAAGATCAACCCGGACCAGGGCACTCGATGCCATGCCCATCCCAGATGTAGACTATTTCTCCGATGAAGACCGAAAATGTGATGACGATTATCAGGATTGGTCGTCTAATTTCCATGAAGATGACGAGGATGTGCGACCTTTGAAGCCAAAGAGGGCTCGAAAAATGAGATCTTTTCCCAAGAAGATGGCTCATCTTGACGCTGATTCAAAAGTCCCATGTCCGGAGTGTGGAAAAAGATACAAAAGTGCCGTGACTCTGAAATCTCATATGAAGTATCACCAAGAACAAGGCTCTCACATCACGGATCCGCTGCCCAAAAAGTTGCCGCTTTTGCCTTGCATTCACTGCAATGCCCAATTCAGGATGCAAAAGAAACTGATCCatcatttgaaggaagagcACAATTTGCCTGATGATCAGATTCAAGAAGAAGCTGCCAAACGAAGATGTTGGATTTGTCGCGAAACCTTCACCAATGAAACGGTTCACTATTCACATAAGAAAGAAGCCCATCTCTTGGGCAAATGGCAGTGCTCAAGGTGTCCAGACGTTTTGCGTCATGGCCAAGAGCTCCAAGATCACTACCAATCAAAGCACGCTAACGACCTATTCAAGGTGAATTGTGCCATGTGTCAAGACGAGCTTATCTTCAGCGAAGGCTTTCATGTGGTGGAGGATCATTGGAAATTGTGCCTGGAAAGGAAGCGGGATAATTTCAAGAAGCAACAGTATGAACGACTCAAAAGCAAAGACAAGCACGTTTGTGATCAATGTGGGAAGTCTTTCGTTTGTAAGAAGCATCTGACGGAACACGAGGATGAGCATCGAGGGATTTTTAAGCATCAATGCCTGGAATGTGATTTCAAGACCGCCATACGAACCCGACTTACGGACCACTGGAACAACGTCCATTCCCCGAGAGCCACggaattgaaaaagaaccagGCCACTTGTCATATCTGTGAGAAGGTCATGCATGAGAGCTCGTTGGCCAATCACATAGCCAATGTTCACGGCGATCCCACTTGGCCTTGCCAGAAATGTGCCAAGTCCTTTGGAACGAAGCGCTCTTTGCTCCGACATGAGCggttttctcattttcaagaGGCCGTAAAGTGTGAGATATGTGGGTTATCGGTCAAGAAGAACTGTCTGAAAACTCATATGAGGGTGACTCACGCTCCTCCCAAGTTCTGCTGCAAGTTCTGCGGGAAAGGTCTCAAAACTCAATTGAGTCTGGGCAATCACGAGCGAATCCATACTGGAGAGAACCCATACAC GTGTGATCAATGTCCATTTGCTTGTGCTACAAGTGGAAACCTGCTCCTTCATAAAAAGCGCAAACACAACGTCAAGAAAGTAAACTTTTACACCTCTGGTAGAGGGAAAGTACAAGAACCTGCCATTTCTCCCAGTATTCCAAATATTAGTCCAGTTGCATTGTAA